From a region of the Seleniivibrio woodruffii genome:
- a CDS encoding ABC transporter ATP-binding protein — protein MLIETVDLVKKFDKKAAVDGISLSIAEGESVALLGPNGAGKTTTVNMLTGLSQPTSGKIFYNGKEFDNKDIEIKKTIGVVPQHNNVDRDLTVEQNLIVHAKLFGIKDIKAAVDEAVTFSGLEAHRTKEAEKLSGGMKRRLVIARALMHKPKVLFLDEPTTGLDASVRRTLWSFIRSINKTHGCTVIMTTHYIEEAEMLSDHVVIIDNGKIAAEGKTGELKESVGRFALDIYKESDIETMYFDTRQEALQTLENITAEARIREVTLEDVYLRITGRRMDA, from the coding sequence ATGCTTATTGAAACCGTTGACCTTGTAAAAAAATTCGATAAAAAAGCCGCAGTGGACGGCATATCTCTGTCCATCGCAGAGGGTGAATCCGTAGCGCTCCTGGGCCCGAACGGAGCAGGGAAGACCACCACGGTCAATATGCTGACAGGACTTTCACAACCCACCTCCGGCAAAATATTTTATAATGGAAAAGAGTTTGACAACAAGGATATAGAGATAAAAAAGACCATAGGGGTCGTTCCACAGCATAATAACGTCGACCGTGACCTCACGGTTGAGCAGAATCTCATTGTCCATGCGAAACTCTTCGGCATTAAAGACATAAAAGCCGCTGTCGACGAGGCAGTTACCTTTTCGGGACTGGAAGCCCACCGCACAAAAGAGGCCGAAAAACTGTCCGGCGGCATGAAAAGACGTCTGGTCATAGCCCGTGCGCTGATGCACAAGCCTAAAGTTCTGTTTCTGGACGAGCCTACGACAGGGCTTGATGCCAGTGTCCGCAGAACTTTATGGAGCTTTATCAGGTCTATAAACAAGACCCACGGCTGTACGGTGATAATGACCACCCACTACATTGAAGAGGCGGAGATGCTCTCCGACCATGTGGTGATCATTGATAACGGAAAAATTGCCGCAGAGGGCAAAACCGGAGAACTGAAAGAATCCGTAGGTCGGTTTGCTCTTGATATATATAAGGAAAGTGACATCGAAACCATGTATTTCGACACCAGACAGGAAGCTCTGCAAACTCTGGAAAACATAACAGCCGAAGCCCGCATCCGTGAGGTGACCCTTGAAGACGTGTATCTCAGGATAACCGGCAGAAGGATGGACGCATGA
- a CDS encoding TerC family protein yields the protein MNLDFLFVEVLSKPVWSWIVFFALVIFLLILDLGLFNKKDHEIGVKESLKMSAFYIGIGLLFGVWVWWKFGADSGFNYLTGFVVEKSLAMDNIFVIAMIFAYFKTPRIYQHRVLFWGIIGVIILRGIMIGLGSAIVTRFEWVLYIFAAFLVYTGIKMMFSKDDDDSDLVDNSLLKFLRNHLRITDNLHGHDFFVRQMNPATGKLQLFCTPLFVALLMVEIADVIFAVDSVPAVFTITTDPYVVFTSNIFAILGLRALYFALSAMIKRFHYLKYTLSLVLVFIGSKIFIGDVFGWYHFSSLQSLCITLFLLASGVIFSLVKTKNEPIE from the coding sequence GTGAATTTAGATTTTCTGTTCGTAGAGGTTCTTTCAAAACCTGTATGGTCGTGGATAGTGTTTTTCGCTCTGGTCATTTTCCTGCTGATTCTTGACCTTGGGCTGTTCAACAAAAAGGATCATGAGATCGGCGTCAAAGAAAGCCTCAAGATGTCCGCTTTCTACATCGGCATAGGTCTCCTGTTCGGAGTCTGGGTTTGGTGGAAATTCGGGGCAGACAGCGGTTTTAATTATCTGACGGGCTTTGTGGTCGAAAAATCTCTGGCCATGGACAACATATTTGTCATAGCCATGATATTCGCATACTTCAAAACGCCCAGAATCTATCAGCACAGAGTCCTCTTCTGGGGTATCATCGGGGTTATAATTCTCAGAGGTATAATGATAGGTCTCGGTTCGGCCATTGTTACCCGTTTCGAATGGGTGCTCTACATTTTCGCAGCGTTTCTGGTTTACACCGGAATCAAGATGATGTTTTCAAAGGATGACGACGACAGCGACCTTGTGGACAATTCACTGCTGAAATTTCTGCGCAATCACCTCAGAATAACCGACAATCTCCATGGGCACGATTTCTTTGTGAGACAGATGAACCCGGCAACCGGAAAACTTCAGCTCTTTTGCACTCCCCTCTTCGTTGCCCTGCTTATGGTGGAGATCGCAGACGTTATATTCGCCGTGGATTCTGTTCCTGCTGTTTTCACCATAACAACAGACCCTTACGTTGTTTTTACCAGCAATATTTTCGCAATTCTCGGTCTTCGTGCACTCTATTTTGCACTCTCGGCCATGATAAAGCGTTTCCACTACCTTAAATATACACTCTCACTTGTGCTGGTGTTTATCGGATCAAAGATATTCATCGGCGATGTGTTCGGATGGTACCACTTTTCATCACTCCAGTCGCTCTGCATAACACTTTTTCTGCTTGCGTCCGGAGTTATCTTCTCTCTTGTGAAAACAAAGAACGAACCTATTGAATAA
- a CDS encoding ABC transporter substrate-binding protein — MSRFLLIITLILLSFNAFSAERVVILAPAAGDIIHKLGAESKIVGVTKNLEGFPAAAEVGSHLKPNIEIIKSLRPDLIIAGSGKYFTDEIKAAIGVRTYIYDPSNLAEILLALRDLGKEFGKAEVADTVEKSLKTQISGLKKPACRINVFFEVSQIPLMSAGTDSIVSDIVTRAGGYMSVKESKKVFKTGIETVITGKPDIYIYQIGPMNKNPMPPQSRNEYRSLKAEYVRVDETEFSRANTNAFENVRFLNNIFNNHCSNR; from the coding sequence ATGTCAAGGTTTCTCCTTATAATAACGCTTATTCTTTTGTCATTTAACGCTTTTTCAGCCGAAAGAGTCGTAATTCTGGCTCCTGCGGCCGGAGATATCATCCATAAACTTGGCGCAGAGAGCAAGATAGTCGGCGTGACAAAGAATCTGGAAGGCTTTCCTGCGGCTGCGGAAGTCGGTTCGCATCTTAAGCCCAACATAGAGATAATCAAGTCCCTCAGGCCGGATCTCATCATTGCCGGCAGCGGAAAATATTTCACAGATGAAATAAAGGCCGCAATAGGGGTGAGAACCTATATTTACGACCCAAGCAATCTGGCGGAGATTCTGCTTGCCCTCAGAGACCTGGGAAAAGAGTTCGGAAAGGCAGAAGTAGCTGACACAGTTGAAAAGTCGCTTAAAACGCAAATAAGCGGGCTGAAAAAACCTGCATGCAGAATAAACGTCTTCTTTGAGGTATCTCAGATACCGCTCATGTCCGCCGGAACCGACAGCATAGTCAGCGATATAGTCACCCGTGCCGGAGGCTATATGTCTGTCAAAGAAAGCAAAAAAGTATTCAAGACGGGTATTGAGACCGTAATTACAGGCAAGCCGGACATCTATATATATCAGATTGGCCCCATGAACAAAAACCCAATGCCGCCGCAGAGTAGAAACGAATACAGATCACTGAAAGCGGAATATGTCAGGGTAGACGAGACCGAGTTTTCCAGAGCCAACACAAACGCATTCGAAAACGTCAGATTCCTCAATAATATCTTCAACAACCACTGCTCAAACAGATAA
- a CDS encoding HAD family hydrolase yields MILAIFDLDGTILDTLQDIHECLDETMKHFGLARFSIDTTKSYVGDGIRKLVIRAAGEENFKDEMETFFRSLYAERMTLNTKVIDGYDRIFDYLSKNDIKTVILSNKIASLTGELVVHYGIDRYFDKWYGGDSFGKKKPSPVPVENIVSDYGADKSRTIMIGDNHTDIESGFHAGVKTCFCAFGYGTVSEVKPDFTVNSPEEIITILEGIK; encoded by the coding sequence ATGATTCTTGCAATATTCGATCTGGACGGCACAATTCTCGACACACTTCAGGATATACATGAATGCCTCGACGAAACCATGAAGCATTTCGGTCTGGCCAGATTTTCCATTGATACAACCAAAAGCTACGTCGGCGACGGCATCCGCAAGCTGGTTATCCGTGCCGCCGGAGAAGAGAATTTCAAAGATGAGATGGAAACCTTTTTCCGATCTCTTTATGCTGAAAGAATGACATTAAACACCAAAGTAATAGACGGTTATGACAGAATATTTGACTATCTGTCTAAAAATGACATTAAAACCGTTATCCTTTCTAATAAAATCGCATCATTAACAGGCGAACTTGTCGTGCATTACGGCATCGACAGATACTTTGACAAGTGGTACGGGGGCGACAGTTTCGGCAAGAAAAAACCCTCCCCTGTTCCGGTGGAGAACATAGTCAGCGACTACGGCGCAGACAAATCCCGCACCATAATGATTGGCGATAACCACACAGACATCGAATCCGGCTTTCATGCAGGGGTAAAAACTTGCTTTTGCGCTTTCGGCTATGGTACTGTGAGTGAGGTCAAGCCTGACTTTACGGTCAACAGTCCTGAAGAGATAATAACCATTCTGGAGGGCATCAAGTGA
- a CDS encoding glycosyltransferase family 4 protein, producing the protein MKILHIDTGKEWRGGQRQVQFLHEGLLECGFESILVCNADGQFPKKGFPATVALKFKGEADISFISGLKAIIRKEKPDIIHTHDAHSLTPAVFAKLMTGGFKLINTRRVAFSINKGYFSRKKYNNSQVDRIAAISQAVKDALIGDGIPAAKISLVHSGVRFPKSINYRMRSELREKYGLQGRFVIGNVANISPMKGHQTLIDAFVKFRAEAEDAVLVLVGGGPQADEMKAYAQATPYADSIIFTGHTDDVYEHMALFDIFCMPSLSEGLCTSIIDAMFMMLPVIASDTGGIPELVKPGFNGILVPVKDAEALSESLNELYDDSEMLKKYSNNGFHTALKFSETAMVSAYIRLYEELCRRV; encoded by the coding sequence ATGAAAATACTTCATATTGACACAGGAAAAGAATGGAGAGGCGGACAGAGGCAGGTTCAGTTCCTGCACGAAGGGCTTCTGGAGTGCGGTTTCGAATCGATTCTGGTCTGTAACGCAGACGGACAGTTTCCTAAAAAAGGGTTCCCTGCAACAGTTGCCCTGAAGTTTAAAGGCGAAGCCGACATCAGCTTCATAAGTGGCCTTAAAGCTATCATACGCAAAGAAAAACCTGATATAATACACACCCACGATGCCCATTCGCTCACCCCTGCTGTGTTTGCGAAGCTTATGACAGGCGGTTTTAAGCTCATAAACACCAGACGTGTGGCTTTTTCCATAAACAAGGGATATTTCAGCAGAAAAAAATACAACAATTCTCAGGTGGACAGGATTGCGGCCATCTCTCAGGCTGTTAAAGACGCACTCATCGGTGACGGCATACCTGCGGCCAAGATAAGTCTGGTTCACAGCGGAGTCAGATTTCCGAAAAGCATCAACTACCGGATGCGCAGCGAGTTAAGGGAGAAATACGGCCTTCAGGGCAGATTTGTGATAGGAAACGTCGCAAACATATCGCCTATGAAAGGCCACCAGACGCTGATAGACGCCTTTGTAAAGTTCAGGGCGGAGGCGGAAGATGCTGTCCTTGTGCTTGTGGGCGGCGGGCCTCAGGCTGATGAAATGAAAGCCTATGCGCAGGCAACTCCTTATGCGGACAGTATTATTTTTACAGGACACACGGATGATGTGTACGAACACATGGCACTTTTCGATATATTCTGCATGCCCTCTCTCTCGGAGGGGCTTTGCACGTCCATCATCGATGCAATGTTCATGATGCTTCCCGTGATCGCTTCCGACACGGGCGGGATACCTGAGCTTGTAAAGCCCGGTTTCAACGGTATTCTTGTACCTGTCAAGGATGCTGAAGCGCTTTCAGAGAGCCTGAACGAGCTTTATGACGATTCAGAAATGCTGAAAAAATACTCCAACAACGGATTTCATACGGCGTTGAAGTTTTCTGAAACGGCGATGGTGTCAGCCTATATCAGGCTGTATGAGGAACTTTGCCGACGGGTGTAG
- a CDS encoding ABC transporter ATP-binding protein: protein MIKYGKIYYKRPDFALDINELSIKNHEKVAILGENGCGKSTFINYSCGLLDSEINVSYMDRPLKTLNTEERANIFALFSQNPDVAFPFTVFEVVRMGRFRMCGGNYSRKDDEKTIEKLTLFDIVRYKDKRLDELSGGEKRRVLLARAFNQETPYLFLDEPVSMLDIRHSLEIMNIIEDTMKTVIASMHDVNLAIRYFKRLIFMKDGRILYDVSNKEVTPQIIEEVYNVKVSPYNNAYSFVI, encoded by the coding sequence ATGATTAAATACGGCAAAATATACTACAAAAGACCTGATTTTGCGCTTGATATAAACGAGTTATCAATCAAAAACCATGAAAAAGTTGCAATACTCGGCGAAAACGGCTGTGGCAAAAGCACTTTTATAAACTACAGCTGTGGACTTCTGGATTCTGAGATAAATGTCAGCTACATGGACAGACCGCTGAAAACCCTGAACACCGAGGAACGGGCTAATATTTTCGCTCTTTTCAGCCAGAATCCGGACGTGGCATTCCCGTTCACCGTTTTCGAAGTTGTCCGCATGGGCAGATTCCGTATGTGCGGTGGCAACTACTCCCGAAAAGATGATGAGAAAACCATTGAAAAACTTACTCTTTTCGACATAGTCCGCTATAAGGACAAACGTCTCGACGAGCTGTCCGGAGGCGAAAAACGGCGGGTGCTTCTGGCGAGAGCTTTCAACCAGGAGACTCCTTATCTTTTTCTGGACGAACCTGTCAGCATGCTGGACATCCGGCATTCGCTTGAGATCATGAATATCATTGAAGATACGATGAAAACCGTAATTGCATCAATGCATGATGTCAATCTGGCTATAAGATATTTCAAGCGGCTCATTTTCATGAAAGACGGCCGGATACTGTATGATGTATCAAACAAAGAAGTCACCCCGCAGATCATCGAAGAGGTCTATAATGTCAAGGTTTCTCCTTATAATAACGCTTATTCTTTTGTCATTTAA
- a CDS encoding thioesterase family protein, producing the protein MNTKIYECMKEVFETNTPFSNFLGVKVLLDDAQNPYLRLDMQPHCIGNYMQSILHGGVISSLLDIMGAIVAVEGVISRMADEPKENIMKKFEKLGTIDMRVDYLRPGRGTFFIATGEAMRTGNKVSVVRTKLKNNENTLIAAGTGTYMVG; encoded by the coding sequence ATGAACACAAAGATCTATGAATGCATGAAAGAAGTTTTTGAAACCAACACCCCTTTCAGCAACTTTCTGGGGGTGAAAGTGCTTCTGGATGATGCTCAGAATCCCTATCTGAGGCTTGATATGCAGCCCCACTGCATCGGCAACTATATGCAGAGCATTCTCCACGGCGGGGTAATATCCAGCCTGCTTGACATTATGGGTGCCATTGTCGCCGTAGAGGGTGTCATAAGCCGGATGGCAGACGAGCCGAAAGAGAATATCATGAAGAAGTTCGAGAAACTCGGAACCATAGACATGAGGGTGGACTACCTCCGCCCCGGAAGAGGCACGTTTTTCATAGCCACAGGTGAGGCCATGCGTACGGGTAATAAGGTCTCTGTGGTCAGAACCAAGCTTAAAAACAACGAAAATACTCTTATTGCTGCCGGAACAGGCACATATATGGTCGGCTGA
- a CDS encoding ABC transporter permease produces MNGIKGIFYREMRVLKSRIYRNILASSVSPLLFLLAFGYGIGRNSSVGETGYIDFLIPGLVAMTSMNQSYGISSDINISRFYFKTFDEYLLAPVARWEIIAGEVIYGIIKGLIPVMIVLTYGYIAGMKHIPSLMLVPSLLIHLIIFSILGIMVALKVKNHGDQFAVNAFIITPMTFLSGTFFPVEKMPSVIKYIAHIFPLTYTTSLIRGSVIGTEIDYLLNFGVSALIAGGFFWLCLHIVREMEP; encoded by the coding sequence ATGAACGGCATAAAGGGTATTTTCTATCGTGAGATGAGGGTTTTAAAGAGCCGGATATACAGAAATATCCTTGCGTCCTCAGTTTCGCCCCTGCTGTTCCTCCTTGCGTTCGGGTATGGCATAGGCAGAAATTCTTCTGTGGGTGAAACAGGTTACATAGATTTCCTTATCCCCGGTCTTGTGGCCATGACCAGCATGAACCAGAGCTACGGAATATCCAGCGATATCAACATATCACGCTTCTATTTCAAAACCTTCGATGAATACCTTCTGGCTCCTGTGGCCAGATGGGAGATCATTGCGGGAGAGGTTATTTACGGTATCATAAAAGGGCTTATCCCCGTCATGATCGTCCTGACCTACGGCTATATAGCAGGAATGAAGCATATTCCGTCACTGATGCTTGTGCCGTCTCTGCTTATACATCTTATCATCTTCTCAATACTGGGAATTATGGTCGCATTAAAGGTTAAGAACCACGGCGATCAGTTCGCAGTGAACGCTTTTATAATCACACCTATGACATTCCTTTCGGGCACCTTCTTTCCTGTGGAAAAAATGCCCTCTGTTATCAAATATATAGCGCATATCTTCCCGCTGACCTACACAACGTCGCTCATAAGAGGTTCTGTTATCGGAACTGAAATTGACTATCTGCTGAATTTCGGTGTTTCCGCACTCATCGCCGGAGGATTCTTCTGGCTGTGCCTGCACATTGTGAGGGAAATGGAACCATGA
- a CDS encoding FecCD family ABC transporter permease, whose protein sequence is MRYLWLLFALIAVAASLFFGSANIDLFDKANSDIILNLRLPRAVFSFMVGAMLGLSGSVYQLVLRNPLADSFTTGAASSSALGAVFAIAAGFSPVYVPPFAFITGILGLFIVYKLSGGAKGAVTMILCGVIVNIVASAIMGFIKFYFDESLSSVVFWLMGGFNFINYTELAIVFCVLTGAFIYLNKRAPVLDMLIFDDSTARTAGVSIKQERAGAFITATILVSVAVSYSGLIGFVGLIVPHIARSIFRPDMRTNLYYSMIFGGFLLLAADTFARSAISSGAELPVGIVTAVIGGVFFFYILVKRRSEMWHD, encoded by the coding sequence ATGAGATATTTATGGCTGCTGTTCGCTCTGATTGCCGTTGCGGCATCGCTATTCTTCGGTTCGGCGAACATCGACCTGTTTGATAAAGCCAATTCCGACATCATCCTTAACCTGCGCCTGCCCAGAGCGGTCTTCTCGTTCATGGTGGGGGCAATGCTCGGGCTGTCAGGCTCGGTATATCAGCTTGTGCTGAGAAATCCTCTTGCAGACAGCTTCACCACCGGAGCGGCATCATCATCTGCTCTGGGGGCTGTTTTTGCCATTGCAGCGGGTTTCTCTCCGGTATATGTACCGCCGTTCGCTTTTATCACAGGGATTCTGGGGCTTTTCATAGTCTACAAGCTTTCCGGAGGCGCTAAGGGAGCTGTGACCATGATCCTCTGCGGAGTGATAGTCAATATAGTTGCATCAGCCATAATGGGGTTCATAAAATTCTACTTCGACGAATCGCTCTCGTCCGTGGTCTTCTGGCTGATGGGCGGGTTCAACTTCATAAATTATACTGAACTGGCAATAGTTTTCTGCGTTCTTACGGGAGCATTCATCTATCTGAACAAGAGAGCTCCTGTGCTTGACATGCTTATCTTTGATGACAGCACGGCCAGAACCGCAGGAGTTAGCATTAAGCAGGAGAGGGCGGGGGCGTTCATCACGGCAACCATCCTTGTTTCAGTGGCAGTTAGCTACAGCGGGCTGATAGGTTTTGTGGGACTTATCGTTCCCCACATAGCCCGCAGCATCTTCCGTCCGGATATGCGCACAAACCTTTATTATTCAATGATATTCGGCGGATTTCTTCTGCTGGCGGCGGACACCTTCGCACGCTCGGCAATATCTTCCGGAGCTGAACTGCCTGTCGGAATAGTGACTGCGGTCATAGGAGGCGTGTTCTTCTTTTACATCCTCGTGAAACGACGCTCGGAGATGTGGCATGATTAA
- the purB gene encoding adenylosuccinate lyase — MKDYKSYSNPLQERYASPEMLYLFSPHKKFTTWRRLWVALAESEKELGLNITDEQIAELKANIDNIDFEYAAQMERKFRHDVMAHVHTYGECCPKAMPIIHLGATSAFVGDNTDLIVMKEGMEIVRKKLINVMGNMKKFALKYKNMPALGFTHFQPAQLTTVGKRACLWLQDFVLDFEALEFAHENLRFRGVKGTTGTQASFLHLFDGDHARVRKLDETVSAKMGFDKVLTIAGQTYTRKQDTRVLAVLAAIAESAHKMATDLRLLANLKEVEEPFEKNQIGSSAMAYKRNPMRSERVCSLARHVITLSLNPYMTHATQWFERTLDDSANRRIGISEAFLAIDAILELLYNITDGLVVYEKMITKRVMEELPFMATENIIMESVKRGADRQEMHEVIRVNSMEAGKRVKMEGESNDLLDRLAADTAVPLNKDEIMNLLDPVKFVGRSPEQVDQFITEEVDPIIEKYEKLLGMDVDIKV, encoded by the coding sequence ATGAAAGATTACAAAAGCTATTCAAACCCCCTTCAGGAGAGATACGCAAGCCCCGAAATGCTGTACCTCTTCTCCCCTCACAAAAAATTCACCACATGGCGCAGGCTGTGGGTTGCTCTTGCTGAGTCCGAGAAAGAGCTGGGACTGAACATCACAGACGAGCAGATCGCAGAGCTGAAAGCCAATATCGACAACATAGATTTTGAATATGCGGCGCAGATGGAGCGTAAGTTCCGTCATGACGTTATGGCGCATGTCCACACCTACGGCGAGTGCTGTCCCAAAGCGATGCCAATCATCCACCTGGGAGCAACCAGTGCATTCGTTGGCGACAACACCGACCTTATCGTTATGAAAGAAGGTATGGAGATAGTCCGCAAAAAACTGATAAACGTTATGGGCAACATGAAGAAATTTGCCCTGAAATACAAAAATATGCCGGCTCTGGGCTTCACCCACTTCCAGCCTGCACAGCTGACCACCGTCGGTAAGCGTGCATGCCTGTGGCTTCAGGATTTTGTTCTTGATTTCGAAGCACTTGAGTTTGCTCACGAAAATCTCCGTTTCAGAGGGGTTAAAGGAACCACAGGCACTCAGGCCTCCTTCCTCCACCTTTTCGACGGCGACCATGCAAGAGTACGCAAGCTGGACGAAACAGTATCCGCCAAAATGGGCTTTGACAAGGTTCTCACCATCGCAGGACAGACCTACACCCGCAAGCAGGACACAAGAGTCCTCGCTGTGCTCGCCGCAATAGCTGAGTCAGCCCACAAGATGGCAACCGACCTTCGTCTGCTGGCTAACCTGAAAGAGGTTGAAGAACCCTTTGAAAAGAACCAGATAGGCTCCAGCGCAATGGCATACAAACGCAACCCCATGCGCAGTGAGCGTGTATGCTCCCTCGCCCGCCACGTCATAACACTGAGCCTGAACCCCTACATGACCCATGCCACACAGTGGTTCGAAAGAACGCTGGATGATTCCGCAAACAGACGCATCGGCATTTCCGAGGCATTCCTTGCAATCGATGCTATCCTCGAACTGCTCTACAACATAACCGACGGCCTTGTTGTTTATGAAAAAATGATAACCAAGAGAGTTATGGAGGAGCTTCCCTTCATGGCTACAGAAAACATAATAATGGAATCAGTGAAGCGTGGAGCCGACAGACAGGAGATGCACGAAGTTATCCGTGTGAACTCCATGGAGGCCGGAAAGCGTGTCAAGATGGAGGGCGAATCCAACGACCTTCTGGACAGGCTTGCCGCTGATACAGCAGTTCCCCTGAACAAAGACGAGATAATGAATCTGCTGGATCCGGTCAAATTTGTGGGACGTTCCCCCGAACAGGTCGACCAGTTCATAACAGAAGAAGTAGACCCCATTATCGAGAAATATGAAAAACTTCTCGGCATGGATGTTGATATTAAAGTTTAA
- a CDS encoding YqaA family protein: protein MHEWLMEYGYFSMFLLAFLASTALPLASEWLLVALVLKGLNPVILLFCAVSGNFLGACTTYAIGYYGSDFAIKKVLKISDEGRAKAERIYNKYGSVSLLFSWIPVVGDPLCLVGGLLKMNFAKYAVLVFIGKLARYAATVWLALKGAEAFIQ, encoded by the coding sequence ATGCATGAATGGCTGATGGAATACGGATATTTTTCAATGTTTCTGCTGGCGTTTCTGGCGTCAACCGCTCTGCCTCTGGCTTCGGAATGGCTGCTGGTTGCGCTTGTCTTAAAAGGGCTTAATCCCGTCATTCTGCTTTTCTGTGCCGTTTCCGGCAACTTTCTGGGCGCCTGTACAACCTATGCAATAGGCTATTACGGCAGCGACTTCGCCATCAAAAAAGTGCTTAAGATCAGTGATGAGGGCAGGGCAAAGGCCGAACGTATCTATAATAAATACGGGTCGGTATCTCTGCTTTTTTCGTGGATTCCGGTGGTGGGCGACCCTCTGTGCCTTGTGGGCGGTCTCCTGAAGATGAACTTTGCAAAATACGCCGTTCTGGTCTTCATAGGGAAACTCGCCCGTTATGCGGCAACAGTCTGGCTGGCTCTTAAAGGAGCCGAAGCCTTTATTCAATAG
- a CDS encoding amidohydrolase family protein has translation MTRTAFYADYVWYNNKIHTNTHLLVDGDTIAGIAEHPSDDFKIEKFANSAIFPGLVNTHTHLPMGLFRGMADDLPLMEWLQKHIWPAEGKWLSPEFIQAATDLAAVEMIKSGTTLSNDMYFLSDFIAESIRKSGLKGVVGVGVLDFPTKFGNNADDYITNASKLCEKYKGDELISVSLCPHAPYTVNPENYTKCVEFCAKHGLVLHTHLMEADHESADSVAKYGKTTVQIMNEVGAFDIKSIFAHCVQLNDEEIALMGEKKVSVAHCIQSNMKLANGFAPVKKMMDAGINVTIGTDGAASNNDLDMIDETRSVALVHKGVLKDATALSADTVLHMATSCGAKALAVDNTGELKKGNKADFIAVSFDSPKTTPVFNPVSHLVYSASASDVTAMYVNGKCLMKDRVILTVDEEKIKYNARAWAEKIKKG, from the coding sequence GTGACGAGAACTGCTTTCTATGCTGATTATGTTTGGTATAACAACAAGATACACACAAACACCCATCTCCTGGTAGACGGCGACACCATCGCAGGTATAGCCGAGCACCCTTCCGATGATTTCAAAATAGAAAAATTTGCCAACTCTGCAATCTTTCCCGGACTGGTGAACACCCATACTCACCTCCCCATGGGTCTTTTCAGAGGGATGGCGGACGATCTGCCGCTTATGGAATGGCTCCAGAAGCATATCTGGCCTGCCGAGGGCAAATGGCTGTCTCCGGAGTTCATTCAGGCTGCAACCGATCTTGCGGCTGTGGAGATGATTAAGAGCGGCACAACCCTTTCCAACGACATGTATTTTTTATCGGACTTTATAGCCGAATCCATCAGAAAAAGCGGCCTTAAAGGTGTTGTCGGTGTCGGAGTTCTGGATTTTCCCACCAAATTCGGCAACAATGCAGACGACTACATCACCAATGCATCAAAACTTTGCGAGAAATATAAAGGGGATGAGCTGATAAGCGTATCTCTCTGCCCCCATGCTCCATACACCGTAAACCCTGAGAACTACACTAAATGCGTCGAATTCTGCGCAAAACACGGGCTGGTTCTGCACACACACCTGATGGAAGCAGACCACGAATCGGCCGATTCGGTGGCAAAATACGGCAAAACCACCGTGCAGATAATGAATGAAGTGGGAGCCTTTGATATCAAAAGTATTTTTGCCCACTGCGTTCAGCTGAACGATGAAGAGATAGCTCTGATGGGCGAGAAAAAGGTCAGCGTTGCACACTGCATTCAGAGCAATATGAAGCTGGCAAACGGCTTTGCTCCCGTCAAAAAAATGATGGATGCCGGAATTAACGTCACCATCGGAACCGATGGAGCCGCAAGCAACAACGACCTTGATATGATTGACGAAACACGCAGTGTGGCACTGGTGCACAAAGGAGTTCTAAAGGACGCAACCGCCCTTTCGGCGGACACTGTGCTCCACATGGCTACCTCCTGCGGCGCAAAGGCTCTGGCCGTCGACAACACAGGCGAGCTGAAAAAAGGCAATAAGGCGGATTTCATCGCCGTTTCCTTCGACAGCCCGAAAACCACTCCCGTTTTCAATCCCGTTTCCCATCTGGTCTATTCCGCATCGGCTTCCGATGTCACCGCCATGTATGTTAACGGTAAATGCCTGATGAAAGACAGGGTTATCCTGACTGTGGACGAAGAGAAGATTAAATATAACGCCCGGGCATGGGCGGAAAAGATAAAGAAAGGCTAA